The following coding sequences lie in one Lolium perenne isolate Kyuss_39 chromosome 2, Kyuss_2.0, whole genome shotgun sequence genomic window:
- the LOC127334132 gene encoding laccase-14 → MNRQMSGRAYVLLALVGCCCLLGLPLADAAVVEHTFHVGNLTVNRLGQRQVITAVNGQFPGPKVEARDGDTVVVHVVNYSPYNITIHWHGVLQRLSGWADGPSMVSQCPIRTGGAAYTYRFNITGQEGTLWWHAHVSFLRATVYGALLIRPGPDKPHYPFPTPHGEATLLFGEWWNASVVDVERQAMLTGGAPNNSVALTINGMTGGYELAVRHGKTYLLRLINAALNYQLFFKVAGHAFTVVAADACYTDPYDTDVAVLAPGQTVDALMYANATPGRYYMAAQVYQSLANATYTAATTALLRYEHHDAAAKAALSRSKIVMPIMPAFNDSETAQGFYGSLTGLLPDGKPTVPLHVDTRMLVTYGLGVMPCMPAQTLCNRTRGSVAASMNNVSFQLPTTMSLLEAHATGNVDGVYTRDFPDRPPVVFNFTSASASSNRSVMLTSKGTKVKTLRFNTTVEVVLQNTAILGSENHPLHLHGFNFYVLAQGVGNFHARSPTRSPYNLVNPQQRNTVAVPAGGWAVIRFTADNPGVWVMHCHLDAHLPFGLAMAFEVDDGPTPDTVLPPPPPDYPQC, encoded by the exons ATGAATCGACAAATGTCTGGGCGCGCATATGTTCTTCTCGCCCTTGTAGGATGCTGCTGCCTGCTTGGCCTGCCTCTGGCTGACGCTGCCGTCGTCGAACACACATTCCAC GTGGGAAACCTGACGGTCAATCGGCTGGGACAGCGCCAGGTGATCACGGCGGTCAACGGGCAGTTTCCGGGACCCAAGGTGGAGGCTCGCGACGGCGACACCGTCGTGGTGCACGTCGTCAACTACTCCCCCTACAACATCACCATCCACTGGCATGGCGTCCTGCAGCGCCTCTCCGGCTGGGCCGACGGCCCCAGCATGGTGTCGCAGTGCCCAATCCGCACAGGCGGCGCCGCCTACACCTACCGCTTCAACATCACCGGCCAGGAAGGCACGCTCTGGTGGCACGCCCACGTCTCCTTCCTCCGCGCCACCGTctacggcgccctcctcatccgccCCGGCCCCGACAAGCCGCACTACCCCTTCCCCACGCCGCACGGCGAGGCCACCCTCCTCTTCGGCGAGTGGTGGAACGCCAGCGTCGTCGACGTCGAGAGGCAGGCCAtgctcaccggcggcgcgcccAACAACTCCGTCGCGCTTACCATCAACGGCATGACCGGTGGCTACGAGCTGGCTGTGCGGCACGGCAAGACCTACCTGCTCCGCCTCATCAACGCTGCGCTCAATTACCAGCTCTTCTTCAAGGTCGCCGGACACGCCTTCACGGTCGTCGCAGCCGACGCCTGCTACACCGACCCCTACGATACGGACGTCGCCGTCCTCGCGCCCGGCCAGACGGTCGACGCTCTGATGTACGCTAACGCCACTCCGGGACGATACTACATGGCCGCCCAGGTGTACCAGAGCCTAGCCAATGCCACCTACACCGCCGCCACCACGGCGCTCCTCCGGTACGAGCATCACGATGCAGCCGCAAAAGCTGCTCTGAGTAGGAGCAAAATCGTAATGCCGATCATGCCGGCGTTCAACGACAGCGAGACTGCGCAAGGCTTCTACGGCAGCCTGACCGGGCTGCTGCCGGACGGCAAGCCGACAGTGCCCCTGCACGTGGACACGCGGATGCTGGTCACCTACGGCCTGGGCGTCATGCCGTGCATGCCGGCGCAGACGCTGTGCAACCGAACGCGGGGCTCCGTGGCGGCCAGCATGAACAACGTGTCGTTCCAGCTCCCCACGACCATGTCGCTGCTGGAGGCGCACGCGACGGGCAACGTCGACGGCGTGTACACCCGAGACTTCCCCGACAGGCCGCCGGTGGTGTTCAACTTCACGAGCGCCTCCGCGAGCAGCAACAGGAGCGTGATGCTGACCTCAAAGGGCACCAAGGTGAAGACGCTGCGGTTCAACACGACGGTGGAGGTGGTGCTACAGAACACGGCCATCCTCGGGTCGGAGAACCACCCGCTGCACCTGCACGGCTTCAACTTCTACGTGCTCGCGCAGGGCGTCGGCAACTTCCACGCGCGCTCGCCCACGCGCTCCCCCTACAACCTCGTCAACCCGCAGCAGCGCAACACCGTCGCCGTGCCGGCCGGAGGGTGGGCGGTCATCCGCTTCACCGCCGACAACCCAGGCGTATGGGTCATGCACTGTCACCTGGACGCTCATTTGCCCTTCGGGCTAGCCATGGCGTTCGAGGTGGACGACGGCCCAACCCCAGACACCGTTCTTCCCCCACCCCCGCCCGATTACCCCCAGTGTTAG